The following proteins are encoded in a genomic region of Diadema setosum chromosome 10, eeDiaSeto1, whole genome shotgun sequence:
- the LOC140234100 gene encoding BAG family molecular chaperone regulator 2-like yields the protein MSAASQAAENGNVAEAYAETPGDELTPVTEGSGDDASTMVASAGLSDEQNVDCKNLSAAVCKDLSIAERSEDDANPSDYLLRSLDELEVRVEKMREAARTIDEEKTLLLDSLNTMMQSEAIDHLTEAEREELGLFIDRLITRCLTVDINIQTIRSPSQEQALMKVKDLLSDLIDTLKGDIAKSKQRLQLYLNSCLPWSEAGPIDERFQGAVLGCAAEDQKLIRKKLQKLWDAFSDSDAFLSTLRAISLDM from the exons ATGTCAGCTGCTTCTCAAGCTGCAGAGAACGGCAACGTCGCAGAGGCATACGCCGAAACTCCCGGGGATGAGCTAACCCCAGTAACCGAGGGCTCAGGAGATGACGCATCGACAATGGTTGCTTCAGCAGGGCTGTCCGATGAGCAGAACGTTGACTGCAAAAATTTGTCGGCTGCCGTCTGCAAAGATTTGTCTATTGCCGAGAGAAGTGAAGATGATGCAAACCCTAGTGACTACCTTCTGCGATCGCTTGATGAGCTTGAAGTAAGAGTAGAAAAGATGCGTGAAGCGGCGAGAACAATTGACGAGGAAAAGACGTTATTGCTGGACTCCCTGAATACGATGATGCAAAGCGAAGCGATAGATCATCTCACCGAAG CTGAGAGGGAGGAGCTGGGGCTGTTCATCGACCGCCTCATCACTCGCTGCCTGACCGTGGACATCAACATCCAGACAATCCGCAGTCCGTCTCAGGAGCAGGCCCTGATGAAGGTCAAGGACCTCTTGAGCGACCTCATTGACACGCTGAAGGGGGACATCGCCAAGAGCAAGCAGCGGCTGCAGCTCTACCTCAACAGCTGCCTCCCGTGGTCGGAGGCGGGGCCCATTGATGAGCGCTTCCAGGGAGCCGTGCTGGGCTGCGCCGCAGAAGACCAGAAGCTGATCCGGAAGAAACTCCAGAAGTTGTGGGATGCTTTTTCTGATTCAGACGCATTTCTTTCAACACTCAGGGCAATAAGCCTTGACATGTAG
- the LOC140233936 gene encoding ubiquitin carboxyl-terminal hydrolase 14-like, with protein MPVYNINIKWGKEKFTDVPCNTDEPPMVLKAQVFTLSGVYPERQKIMLKGQVLKEEWGNIKLKDGITLLMMGSADALPQAPEQKTVFMEDMTEEQLASAMELPCGLNNLGNTCYLNATLQCLRSVPELREQLKSFDGKINPGLASAAPAESLTAAIRDLYGAMDKTSEAFPPILLLQLLHLAFPHFAEKTEQGVFQQQDANECWLQLVRMLQQKLPGRPARDAPAPEASESAKSFIDQYFGAKFDSTLKCIESEDEPPVKSQETIYQMSCFISQEVKYLHTGLKLRLQEEIEKNSPTLNRNAHYLKESKISRLPGYMTVQFVRFYYKEKERINAKVLKDIKYPMTLDMFDLCTPELQEKLVPAREKFKALEDKKVEEAQQAKQAGKTAKQVQDYSAKKNVKYLPFDFPDDIGSNNSGYYELQAVLTHQGRSSSSGHYVAWVRRKEDEWMKFDDDTVTGIHSEDILKLSGGGDWHCAYVLIYGPRRLPEEEAPAEEPMA; from the exons ATGCCGGTGTACAACA ttAACATCAAATGGGGGAAGGAGAAGTTCACTGATGTCCCCTGTAACACCGACGAGCCCCCGATGGTGCTGAAGGCGCAGGTCTTCACCCTGTCTGGCGTCTACCCAGAACGGCAGAAGATCATGCTAAAGGGGCAGGTACTCAAGGAGGAGTGGGGGAACATCAAGCTCAAAGAT GGAATCACCCTACTGATGATGGGGTCGGCTGATGCACTGCCCCAGGCTCCCGAGCAGAAGACAGTCTTCATGGAAGATATGACGGAAGAACAGCTGGCCAGTGCT aTGGAACTGCCCTGTGGACTTAACAATCTAGGAAACACCTGTTACCTGAACGCTACCCTGCAGTGCCTCAGGAGTGTGCCAGAACTCAGAGAACAGCTCAAGTC ATTCGATGGCAAGATCAACCCGGGCCTTGCCTCCGCCGCCCCGGCCGAGTCGCTGACGGCAGCCATCAGGGACCTCTACGGAGCGATGGACAAGACGTCGGAAGCCTTCCCTCCTATCCTTCTCCTCCAGCTCTTGCATCTTGCCTTCCCGCACTTCGCTGAGAAGACAGAGCAGGGCGTCTTCCAGCAACAG GATGCCAACGAATGCTGGCTGCAACTTGTCCGAATGCTCCAACAAAAGCTGCCGGGGAGACCGGCCAGAGATGCACCGGCGCCAGAGGCCAGTGAGTCAGCCAAGTCCTTCATAGACCAGTACTTCGGTGCCAAGTTTGACAGCAC ATTGAAGTGCATAGAGTCTGAAGATGAGCCACCTGTCAAGTCCCAGGAGACAATATATCAAATGAGCTGCTTTATATCCCAAGAAGTCAAATACCTTCACACGGGTCTCAAATTG AGATTGCAGGAAGAAATAGAGAAGAATTCACCAACTCTCAACAGGAATGCCCACTACCTGAAAGAG TCCAAAATCAGTAGGTTACCAGGGTACATGACAGTCCAATTTGTGAGGTTCTACTACAAGGAGAAGGAGCGCATCAATGCCAAAGTTCTGAAG GATATAAAGTACCCGATGACGTTAGACATGTTTGACCTTTGCACACCAGAGCTCCAAGAAAAGCTTGTTCCAGCCAGGGAGAAGTTCAAGGCCCTGGAGGACAAGAAAGTGGAAGAGGCTCAACAG GCTAAACAAGCAGGCAAGACAGCAAAGCAAGTCCAAGACTACAGTGCAAAGAAGAATGTGAAGTATCTGCCATTTGACTTCCCTGATG ACATCGGCAGCAACAACAGTGGCTACTACGAGCTCCAGGCCGTGCTGACCCACCAGGGGAGGTCAAGTTCCTCCGGTCACTACGTGGCGTGGGTCCGAAGAAAAGAAG ACGAGTGGATGAAGTTCGATGATGACACGGTAACGGGCATCCACAGCGAGGACATCTTGAAGCTGTCTGGAGGCGGGGACTGGCACTGCGCCTACGTCCTGATCTACGGACCCCGCAGACTGCCGGAGGAAGAGGCGCCCGCAGAAGAACCGATGGCATAG